The genomic DNA TGACGGAATGTGAGTTTCATGATCGACGCTCGATATAGGTGTGGTTCTGGCGGAATGGTCTCGAAAGGATCTCAGCGGTTCAGCGTGTCCGAAGGCGATTCGTTGAATTCGCGGCGGTAGCTGTTGACGAGCGTCGAGCGGTTGCTGACGCCCCACTTCACGGCTGTCGCGAGAATGCCTTGCTCGTGCGCGCTGTCGTCGGCTTCGAGTTCGGCGCGGATGCGCTCCATGCGCAGGCGGCGGATGATCTCGGTCGGCGTCGAGCCGAGACTCGTCTTGAACGCGCTCTGCAGCGCGCGATCCGTCACGCCGATCTGCGCGGCGATTTCGCGGATCGACAGATCCTTGCGCTCCAGGTTGTCGAGCAGATAGCGATAGGCGCGCCGGTAACGCGCAGGCAACCGCGTGCCGATATCGTCGAGCTGTTCCGGCGCGCGCGCGATGCGCTGGCCGTAGCGCGCGAGTGCGCCCGCTTCGTCGCGGATGCAATTGACGGCGGCCAGCGCATAGCGCGTGTACACCTCCAGCGATTCACCGCTGCGTCCCTGCAGATGGCGCAGCTTCGCGAGGCAATACAGATACTCCAGTTGCCGATGGCTCTGCGGCATGCGCACCTCGGCAGTCAGCAACACAAGCACCGACTCGGCCAGCGACGAAACACCTCCCGCAAGACTCGCGAGCACGATCTCGATACGCACCGCGCTCTGATAGTTCTGGATGCCCTGCTTACCCGCCCACTCCGCATGCGCAACGATCTGCTGCTGCGGGTCGCGCTCGCCGTCCGCCAGTCGCGCCAGCCCATCGAGAAACTCGACGCGCCCACGCAGCAACTGGTCTTCAATCGCGCCCGTCAACAGTCGCAACGCGGCGGGCCGTTGCGGCGCGACGCGCGGCGCGGCGTCGCCCGTCAGGCCCACTTGCCAGTAGATATGATCGGACAGCGCGGCACGCGAGCGCAGCGTACTCTGTGCTTCGACGTCGAAGCGCACCGTGCTCAACAGACGCTGCCAGCCGTCGGCCTGATGAAACGCGCCGTCCGACGTCGCATCGTCGAGCAGATCTTCGAGCGTATCGAGCACGGCATCCGCATCGCGCAGACGGCCCACGCTGAACAGCACGCCGAATGCGCCGAACAGCGCATCGAGCCGCAGCGCCACGCTCGCCAGCGGATGATCGGCGATCTGCATGAAGCACGACATCGCGGTGCCGTAGCGGTAACGGAACAGCGCCTGCCAGCCCGCGTTGCGGCACGACGCGAAGCGCATGCCGTCCTTGTCGTCGCGCATGCGCTTTTGCGCTTCGCGGTAGGAGTCGTCGGCATCGACCTCCATGCCGAGCGACAGTTGCAGATCGCCCTGCAACTGCAGCAGCGTGGCGGGCGGCGCATCGTCGTGACTATCGACGAGCCGCTGCACGTTCGCCGCCGCAGCATGCACATGGCCGTTGCGGATCAGGTCGACGACGCTGGAAGGCACCGACGCTGCGTTGAGCATCGACACATACGGGAAGTAGTAGGTAACGAGCATGGCTGATTCCGTCGTAAGGCTCGCGCAGTGGTCGGGGCGACGCTGCGTGAGCGCGTTGAAACGATTGCGACGTTTTTGCTACGGACGTCGCGTTGACGGAATGCACTGTAGCCAGGCAGAAATGTGAAAAGCTCAATAATCAGAGGAAACAGTTGAGGCTTGAGTAAAGTTGAGATTTGACGCGCGCGGCAGACAAGAACTCTCAACAAAGCTCACTTCTTTGCTTGTACGCGGATCGCTGACATCACGGCGACACATCGTTGCGGTGCGGTTGCGCGCCGGGCTTCAGATCGGTGTCGCGGTCGCTCATCTGCGCGATTGCGCGAACCTGCACCTTGAAGAGCCGCAAGTCGAGCTGGTCCTGCACCTGGTGTACAAAAAGCCCCGCGAAGACGGCCAGCATCAGCACCGTCACCGCGCCCTTGATCGGTTGACTCAAGGCGCTCAGATCGAGTTTCTGCGCGGCCTTCGACGCGAGATTCGCACCGAGGTCGATCAGCAGCAGCACGAGCAGCATCGGCGCGGCGAGCTTCGCGATGGTCTGCATCAGCGTGTCCGTCTGATGCATCGCGAACACGGCGAGAAACTCCGTCGACATCGGCTTCGTCGATGCAACTGGCCACCATCGATACGACTCGTACAGCGCCTCCAGCAAAAACTGCATGCCGCCGAGCGACCAGAACGCCACGGTCGCGATCTGGCCGAGCAGCGTCGCAGAGGGCGTGGATTGCTGCGACAGCATCGGGTTGCTCAACTGCGCGTTGTTGTAGCCCGTCAGATTGTCGAGATAAATGCCCGCGCCCTCCGCGACCCAGAACACCGTCGCCGCCGCGAAACCCATCACGACGCCGATCAGCGTTTCGCGCAAGCTCGTGATCACCAGCGCGAAGCCCGTCAGCGAATCGGCGAACGACTCCGGCTGCGCCAGCGCGACGAACAGCGAGAAGCTCAACGCAACGCCGTTGCGCAAGCGGCCTTGCAGCACGCCGTCGGCGGTGGGCGGAAACAGCGTCATGATCGCGTAGAGCCGCAGCGAGCAGACGCCGAGCACGGCAAGGTGCTTGAGCAACCAGGGGCCGTAAAACTGCAACAGCTCGTTCATCCGCGTGCAAGGCGCGCGAGCGCCGTCTCCTCGATGTCTTCGTCTTCCGCGTCGGCGGCGATGCCGTCGAGCACGCGCTGCAATATGCCGATGCGCTTTTCGCACAAGTCGATGCGGCCACGGTTCTTCGCGATCTCGCGGCGCGTGTTTGCGATTCCGGCGTCGTGCTCGATGAGCGCGTGTTGCGCGGCTTTCACAGCTTCACATGCCTTCGCGTGGTGCCGGTTGACTTCTTCCGCGTACAGGCGGATCGCCGTCAACGTATCGATCGAAAACGGTTCCGCGCCCGCCATCATCGCGGTGATGCGCTCGCGGTACGAACGCGCCTGCGCTTCGAGTTCCGCTGCATGCCCACGCGCCTGCGCTTCGTTTTCGACCAATGGCAAGCGCGCCGCAACGAGTTGCGCGAGCCGCGCGCGCAAGTCCTGCTCGGAGCGCTGACGGCGCGATACGGCGCGCGACAACGCGGCGATCTGCCGTTTCGGTGCGCTCATTGTGCGTCGCCCTGCGCAAGTTCGTGCAACGCGGCCTCAGTTTCAGCCGGGTCCGCGTAGGCGTCCGTCGGCTGGGACAGGAACGCCTTGAGCGCGTCGATCTTCGCGATCGCTTCGTCCGCGAGCGCATTGGTGCCCGGCTGGTATTCGCCGATCTGCAGCAGCATGTCCACCTCGCGATGCTTCGCGAGCAGCTTTCGCAGCCGCGCGGACGACGCCATGAACTCGCGCGGCATCACCTGCGACATCACGCGCGACAGGCTGCCGAGCACGTCGATGGCGGGATAGCGGTTTTGCGCGGCGATTTCGCGCGACAGGATCAGGTGGCCGTCGAGCACGCCGCGCACTTCTTCGGCAATCGGATCGCTGCCCGACTCGTCTTCGGCGAGCACCGTGTAAAGGGCCGTGATCGAGCCGCGCTCGCCCATTCCCGCGCGCTCCAGCAGACGCGGCAACTCGGCGAACACGGAAGGCGGAAAGCCGCGCCGCGCGGGCGGCTCGCCCGCTGCAAGACCGATCTCGCGGCCCGCGCGCGCAAAGCGTGTCAGCGAATCCATCATCAGCAGCACGCGCTTGCCTTCGTCGCGGAAGTACTCGGCAATCGCGGTGGCGACGTAGGCTGCTTTCGCGCGTTCGCTCGACGAGCGGTCCGACGTCGCGCATACGACGACGGAGCGCGCCATGCCCTGCTCGCCGAGAATCAGCTCGACGAATTCGCGCACTTCGCGCCCGCGTTCTCCAATCAACGCGATCACGTTGATATCGCATTGCGCGCCGCGCGCCAGCATGCCGAGCAAGGTGCTCTTGCCGACGCCCGCTGGCGCGAAGATGCCCATGCGCTGGCCTTCGGCGAGCGTCGTCATGGCGTCGATCACGCGCACGCCCGTCACCATCGGATGCTCGATCATGCGGCGTGTCATCGGGTTCGGCGGGTCGGCGAAAATGGGCCGGCTGTCTTCCGCTTCGATCGGGCCACGGCCGTCCATCGGCTGGCCGAGCGCATCGATCACGCGGCCGAGCAACGCGTCGCCGACAGGCACCGACAAAGGCCGCTGCAAGCCGATCACATGCGTCGCGCGCGATACTTCCGACAACTGCGCGAACGGCGACACGACGGCATGCTCACGCGTGAAGCCGATCACTTCGCCATGCTGCAACAGCTTGCCTTGCGGCGTGCGCAGCTCGCACAGCTCGCCGAGCTTCAGGTCGATGCCCGCGACCTTGATCAGCGTGCCGACCACTTCGGCGATCTTGCCCGTCTGACGCACGGGCAACAGCGCGCGGATCTCGCGCTCGATCGCGCCGCCCAGTTCGCGCAGGCCGTGCTCGTGCAGGCCGAATACGTCGGCCAGCGCCGGGTCTTGCGGGTGATTTTTCAAAGCCGTGGTGCTCATCAGTGTGTCTCTGCTTGCGCGCTGTGCGTTTTCAGCGAGGTATTCAACGCCCGCACGATTGCCGCGCGCATCGAATCGAGTTGTGTCGACAGGCTTGCATCCACGATGCCCAGATCCGATTCGCACACGCACGCGCCGGGTTCCAGGCGAGGGTCTGCTGTTACGGCAAGCGGCACGGGCCTCCCCAGCATGCGCAGACGCGCGTCGAATTCGCCGAACGCGGCACGCGCCGCGTCGAGATCGGCGGGATGCACGCTCACGCGCAAGTTCGCCGAGCCTTCGACGATGCGGTCGATCGTGTCCGTCGCCCGCGCGAACAACGCCTGCGCGCTTTCGGCGCGCACCAGTTGCTCGACGGCGAGCATCACGAGTTCGGCCATCCGGTTGCGCATGCCTTTTTGCAGGCGCTGCGCGTCGGCGCTCAACGCGGCAACGCGTTCGATCCACTGCGCCTCTCCGCGCGCGACGCCCTCCGCGTAGCCTCGTTCGGACGCCGCTTCACGCTCGCGCGCAGCCGATGCGACGAGGGCCTTTGCTTCATCTCGTGCCGCTCGAAGAATCTGCTCGCGCTCGATCTGCGCGGCGGCGAGAATCGCCTGGCGTTCGGCCTCGACGCGGCCGTAGACATCGTCGATCGTCGCGAGCATGCCGAAGGTTTCGCGCGGCACGATATCGCCGACGAGTCCGACGCGCGGTTCGTTCTTGTCCTTGCGCGTGTTGCTGGTCGCGTGCGCTTCGCGCGGACGGCTTAGCCAGATAACCATGCATACTCCGGCAAAAGAGGGCCGATGCGCTCGCGCAGCAATGCGAACGCGTCTTCGCAGTCGTCATCCGAAGGCTTTGCGTTCGCTGCGGCCTGCTCGTCGTGTTCACGTGGCAGCGCGAGCCGCAGCATCATTGGGTGCGTGCCCATAAGCGGCAGCATCGCCAACCCTTCGAGCGCGAGCGCATCGGCATCGAGCGAGCCGAGCGCGCGTGTTCCGGCGCGCTCGCGCTTCGCATCGGCAAGCGACGGCGCTTCAGGCGCCGCCTTGCCGAGCAGATCGTCAAGCGGGCAGCCGATCCACTCCGCGAGGCGCTTGCGCGTGGTTCGATCGACCAGACGCCGCACCTCCGCGCGACGCGCCAGCAGCGCCTGCATTCGCAGCACGCGCAAGCCCGTCCTGACAGACAGCGCGTCGAGACGTGTGGCGGGTGTGGCGCTAAATGCTTCGAGCGTCGGCGGCGCGGGCAGCAGCACGCGCAACATGGCGATCGAACATGCTTCGTCACATCGTTCGCGCAGTGCGGTTAGCGCATCTTCGCTGTGCGTCTCTCGATCAATGCCCAGTGCAAGCGCGAGCCAGTCCCGATGCAGCCACTGCAACGCGCTGCGCGCATTGCGTTGCCAGCCGAGCAGAATCTGCGTGGCATGATCTGGCGAAAGGCGCGGCTCGTGCATAGACCGTTGCCGTGGCATCGCGGCGGACGCAGCCATGGCCATACTCATGCCGACTTCTGCCTGCGTCCCGGCAAACGCCGCGCGAGCGACGCGAGGCTCGCCCTGAGCGGCGCGACGATCCCGCTTAGCCGCGCACGAAACGCATAGCCCACGCCGATGCCCGCCACCATCAACGCAAACAGCCCGCTCAGCACGAACGGCCAGACAGGCGCATGCGCAGGCACGCGGCTATCGATATCCACCTGATCCGCCGCCACGCCTGTCACACTGACCTGGTCGTACGACAGCCCTTCGACGCTATGCACGACGAGGTTCTTGATCTGCGGCACCAGCGCATCGAGTTCGAGGCCCGGCCGGTACTTGATGAACACGGCGGCGGACGACGGCTTGATGGTCTGCGCAAGCGGGTCGTTGTTCGGAATCACGATCTGCACGCGCGCGACCAGCACGCCGTCGATATGCGACAGCGTGCCCGACAGTTCCTGCGACAACCCGTAGATGAACCGCACGCGCTCTTCCGTTGGCGTCGACACGAGACCGTCCTTCTTGAACAGGCTGCCGAGATCGTCGAACTTGCTGTGTGGCAGGCCTTTTTCGCGCAGCACCTGCATCGCGCGCACCATGTCGCCGTCGTCGACCTGAAGCGTATAGGTCTTGCCGCCGTCCGGCGTGCTCTTGTCGGCGGATACACCGCGCTCCAGCAACGCGACCGTCATCTCGTTGACGTCCTCTTCGGCAAGGCCCGTGTACAGCTCTTTCTTGCAGCCCGCGAGCAGCGCGCATGCGATCAACACACCGCCCATCAGCATGCGTTTCGCGAACGGAGAGAAGGTTCTGATGCTCATCACTGGTTCTTCATCAGCGTTTCGGCCGACGACTTCGACGCCGACACCACGGCCATCTTCGTCTGGAAATCAAACTGCGCAAGCGACAGGTTCAGCGACACCTGCGCAGCCGCCCCGATCTGCTGCGTCGGCGTGAGCGATCCGGCGTTCGCGCTCAGTGTTTCAACCTGTTCGAGCGCGGCCTCCATCTGGCCGTCCTGCTTGCGGATCGCGTCGACAAAATGACTGCCCCCGTGCTGCGTCGCGTCGTTGCCTGGCATGGCGAGCGGCTGCTGCATCAGGTCTTCGAAACGGCTGACGGATTCGGGCGCGGGCATCTGCGGCAGCGCCTCGGGCTTTGCGGCCTCGGCGGCGGC from Paraburkholderia terrae includes the following:
- a CDS encoding type III secretion protein; its protein translation is MSAPKRQIAALSRAVSRRQRSEQDLRARLAQLVAARLPLVENEAQARGHAAELEAQARSYRERITAMMAGAEPFSIDTLTAIRLYAEEVNRHHAKACEAVKAAQHALIEHDAGIANTRREIAKNRGRIDLCEKRIGILQRVLDGIAADAEDEDIEETALARLARG
- the sctN gene encoding type III secretion system ATPase SctN, whose translation is MSTTALKNHPQDPALADVFGLHEHGLRELGGAIEREIRALLPVRQTGKIAEVVGTLIKVAGIDLKLGELCELRTPQGKLLQHGEVIGFTREHAVVSPFAQLSEVSRATHVIGLQRPLSVPVGDALLGRVIDALGQPMDGRGPIEAEDSRPIFADPPNPMTRRMIEHPMVTGVRVIDAMTTLAEGQRMGIFAPAGVGKSTLLGMLARGAQCDINVIALIGERGREVREFVELILGEQGMARSVVVCATSDRSSSERAKAAYVATAIAEYFRDEGKRVLLMMDSLTRFARAGREIGLAAGEPPARRGFPPSVFAELPRLLERAGMGERGSITALYTVLAEDESGSDPIAEEVRGVLDGHLILSREIAAQNRYPAIDVLGSLSRVMSQVMPREFMASSARLRKLLAKHREVDMLLQIGEYQPGTNALADEAIAKIDALKAFLSQPTDAYADPAETEAALHELAQGDAQ
- the sctL gene encoding type III secretion system stator protein SctL, with translation MVIWLSRPREAHATSNTRKDKNEPRVGLVGDIVPRETFGMLATIDDVYGRVEAERQAILAAAQIEREQILRAARDEAKALVASAAREREAASERGYAEGVARGEAQWIERVAALSADAQRLQKGMRNRMAELVMLAVEQLVRAESAQALFARATDTIDRIVEGSANLRVSVHPADLDAARAAFGEFDARLRMLGRPVPLAVTADPRLEPGACVCESDLGIVDASLSTQLDSMRAAIVRALNTSLKTHSAQAETH
- the sctT gene encoding type III secretion system export apparatus subunit SctT — encoded protein: MNELLQFYGPWLLKHLAVLGVCSLRLYAIMTLFPPTADGVLQGRLRNGVALSFSLFVALAQPESFADSLTGFALVITSLRETLIGVVMGFAAATVFWVAEGAGIYLDNLTGYNNAQLSNPMLSQQSTPSATLLGQIATVAFWSLGGMQFLLEALYESYRWWPVASTKPMSTEFLAVFAMHQTDTLMQTIAKLAAPMLLVLLLIDLGANLASKAAQKLDLSALSQPIKGAVTVLMLAVFAGLFVHQVQDQLDLRLFKVQVRAIAQMSDRDTDLKPGAQPHRNDVSP
- a CDS encoding type III secretion protein, which encodes MSISTIAETAVHAAAEAAKPEALPQMPAPESVSRFEDLMQQPLAMPGNDATQHGGSHFVDAIRKQDGQMEAALEQVETLSANAGSLTPTQQIGAAAQVSLNLSLAQFDFQTKMAVVSASKSSAETLMKNQ
- the sctJ gene encoding type III secretion system inner membrane ring lipoprotein SctJ, whose translation is MSIRTFSPFAKRMLMGGVLIACALLAGCKKELYTGLAEEDVNEMTVALLERGVSADKSTPDGGKTYTLQVDDGDMVRAMQVLREKGLPHSKFDDLGSLFKKDGLVSTPTEERVRFIYGLSQELSGTLSHIDGVLVARVQIVIPNNDPLAQTIKPSSAAVFIKYRPGLELDALVPQIKNLVVHSVEGLSYDQVSVTGVAADQVDIDSRVPAHAPVWPFVLSGLFALMVAGIGVGYAFRARLSGIVAPLRASLASLARRLPGRRQKSA
- a CDS encoding type III secretion protein HrpB4; protein product: MAASAAMPRQRSMHEPRLSPDHATQILLGWQRNARSALQWLHRDWLALALGIDRETHSEDALTALRERCDEACSIAMLRVLLPAPPTLEAFSATPATRLDALSVRTGLRVLRMQALLARRAEVRRLVDRTTRKRLAEWIGCPLDDLLGKAAPEAPSLADAKRERAGTRALGSLDADALALEGLAMLPLMGTHPMMLRLALPREHDEQAAANAKPSDDDCEDAFALLRERIGPLLPEYAWLSG
- a CDS encoding helix-turn-helix transcriptional regulator, with protein sequence MLVTYYFPYVSMLNAASVPSSVVDLIRNGHVHAAAANVQRLVDSHDDAPPATLLQLQGDLQLSLGMEVDADDSYREAQKRMRDDKDGMRFASCRNAGWQALFRYRYGTAMSCFMQIADHPLASVALRLDALFGAFGVLFSVGRLRDADAVLDTLEDLLDDATSDGAFHQADGWQRLLSTVRFDVEAQSTLRSRAALSDHIYWQVGLTGDAAPRVAPQRPAALRLLTGAIEDQLLRGRVEFLDGLARLADGERDPQQQIVAHAEWAGKQGIQNYQSAVRIEIVLASLAGGVSSLAESVLVLLTAEVRMPQSHRQLEYLYCLAKLRHLQGRSGESLEVYTRYALAAVNCIRDEAGALARYGQRIARAPEQLDDIGTRLPARYRRAYRYLLDNLERKDLSIREIAAQIGVTDRALQSAFKTSLGSTPTEIIRRLRMERIRAELEADDSAHEQGILATAVKWGVSNRSTLVNSYRREFNESPSDTLNR